From the genome of Onthophagus taurus isolate NC chromosome 5, IU_Otau_3.0, whole genome shotgun sequence, one region includes:
- the LOC111426283 gene encoding replication factor C subunit 5 isoform X2 produces MNKTGNKVNLPWVEKYRPSTLDDLVSHEDIIKTISKFIKEDQVPHLLFYGPPGTGKTSTILACAKQLYKPSQFTSMVLELNASDDRGIGIVRGQILTFASTRTIFKSGFKLIILDEADAMTLDAQNALRRIIEKYTENIRFCIICNYLSKITPAIQSRCTRFRFGPLSPEQILPRLNYVIDEEKVKVSEDGKKALLTLANGDMRKVLNVLQSTWLAYKDVTEDNVYTCVGHPLKSDIENIVKWLLNDDFKVAYLNIKELKTVKGLALNDILEEVHNYIHRIEFPYKILIDLLDKMATIQLRLSSGTNENIQLTSLISAFQCARDITVSN; encoded by the exons ATGAATAAAACCGGAAATAAAGTGAATTTGCCttg GGTGGAAAAGTATCGCCCGAGTACTTTGGATGACCTCGTATCCCACGAAGACATCATAAAAACAA tctCAAAGTTTATTAAAGAGGACCAAGTACcgcatttattattttatggcCCTCCCGGCACCGGAAAAACTAGCACCATTTTAGCGTGCGCCAAACAGCTTTATAAACCATCGCAATTTACTTCAATg gttttagaattaaacgcATCAGATGATCGCGGTATCGGTATAGTTCGAGGTCAAATCTTAACGTTTGCAAGTACCAGAACCATTTTTAAATccggttttaaattaattattctcGATGAAGCCGATGCGATGACTTTAGATGCGCAAAACGCACTGAGACGaa taaTTGAGAAATACACGGAAAACATCCGATTTTGCATCATTTGTAATTATTTGAGTAAAATAACCCCGGCCATTCAAAGTAGATGTACGAGGTTCCGATTTGGGCCTTTGTCACCCGAACAAATTTTGCCTAGATTGAATTATGTCATCGATGAAGAAAA AGTTAAAGTATCAGAAGATGGCAAAAAAGCTTTATTAACTCTAGCTAATGGTGATATGAGGAAAGTTCTGAACGTACTCCAAAGCACTTGGTTAGCCTATAAAGATGTCACAGAAGACAACGTTTATACATGCGTTGGGCATCCTTTAAAAAGCGATATTGAAAACATCGTGAAATGGTTGTTAAATGACGATTTTAAAGTTGCTTATTTAA atattaaagagTTAAAAACAGTGAAAGGGTTAGCTTTAAACGATATTTTAGAGGAGGTTCATAATTATATTCATCGAA ttgagTTCCCTTACAAGATTTTAATTGATCTCTTGGATAAGATGGCTACGATTCAATTGAGACTCTCGTCCGGAACGAATGAAAACATCCAATTAACATCGTTAATTTCTGCCTTTCAATGTGCCCGGGATATTACTGTTTCTAATTaa
- the LOC111426283 gene encoding ras-related protein Rab-28 isoform X1, with protein sequence MNKTGNKVNLPWVEKYRPSTLDDLVSHEDIIKTISKFIKEDQVPHLLFYGPPGTGKTSTILACAKQLYKPSQFTSMVLELNASDDRGIGIVRGQILTFASTRTIFKSGFKLIILDEADAMTLDAQNALRRSGMDVIESDGDEEVIEKQLKIVILGGKYTGKTSIIRRFCYNEFVKSYVSTIGADFYLKRMSLPSDKKALLRITDVGGDELCGTMLDKYLFKANVIFLVYDITNKNSFEEINSWIREIQKYIKCPPIVAIIGNKSDLEHQRSVSNQIVSKLMKELNVLSYLISAKSGENVSLFFLDVVARYLGIHLTRIDKENQIEVVKARLVKEEVPKRINEKNVNRNTSICSIQ encoded by the exons ATGAATAAAACCGGAAATAAAGTGAATTTGCCttg GGTGGAAAAGTATCGCCCGAGTACTTTGGATGACCTCGTATCCCACGAAGACATCATAAAAACAA tctCAAAGTTTATTAAAGAGGACCAAGTACcgcatttattattttatggcCCTCCCGGCACCGGAAAAACTAGCACCATTTTAGCGTGCGCCAAACAGCTTTATAAACCATCGCAATTTACTTCAATg gttttagaattaaacgcATCAGATGATCGCGGTATCGGTATAGTTCGAGGTCAAATCTTAACGTTTGCAAGTACCAGAACCATTTTTAAATccggttttaaattaattattctcGATGAAGCCGATGCGATGACTTTAGATGCGCAAAACGCACTGAGACGaa GTGGAATGGATGTGATTGAATCCGATGGGGACGAGGAGGTTATCGAGAAACAGTTAAAAATAGTGATTCTCGGTGGGAAATACACTGGAAAA actTCTATAATAAGAAGATTTTGTTACAATGAATTTGTGAAGAGTTACGTATCAACAATAGGAGcagatttttatttgaaacgaATGAGTTTACCATCCGACAAAAAAGCTCTTTTAAGAATAACTGATGTTGGCGGAGATGAGTTATGTGGAACGATGCTTGATAAATACTTATTTAAAGCTAAC gtaATATTCTTAGTTTACGACATAACCAACAAAAATTCGTtcgaagaaattaattctTGGATCCGAGAGAtacaaaaatacattaaatgtCCTCCGATCGTtgcaataattggaaataaaa gTGATTTAGAGCACCAAAGAAGTGTTTCAAATCAAATCGTATCTAAATTAATGAAAGAGTTAAACGTTTTGAGTTATTTAATATCTGCGAAGAGTGGGGAAAACGTTTCGTTATTCTTTTTGGATGTGGTTGCGAGATATTTGGGGATTCATTTGACGAGAATCGATAAAGAGAATCAGATTGAAGTTGTAAAAGCTCGCCTGGTTAAAGAGGAGGTTCCCAAGAGAATCAAtgagaaaaatgttaatcGGAATACCTCAATTTGTTCGATACaataa
- the LOC111426317 gene encoding oxytocin-neurophysin 1-like, whose protein sequence is MVKLIIFTLILCIIQDQLSHGCLITNCPRGGKRNGRINSLDTNIKQCISCGPARSGQCFGPGICCGPFGCLIGTPDTLKCLKEGQFHENEPCIAGNSSCRRNSGRCASEGICCTQESCHMDKSCIFEEKRELTIPLELYNLFGYQNVPEYSNE, encoded by the exons ATGGTCAAATTAATCATCTTTACTCTTATTTTATGCATCATACAGGATCAATTAAGTCACGGGTGCTTAATTACTAATTGTCCAAGGGGTGGAAAAAGAAATGGAAGGATTAATTCCCTGGATACAAACATTAAACAA TGCATTTCATGTGGACCAGCAAGAAGCGGGCAATGTTTTGGTCCGGGGATTTGTTGCGGACCTTTTGGGTGTTTAATCGGAACCCCTGAtacattaaaatgtttaaaagaaGGGCAATTCCATGAAAATGAACCTTGCATCGCGGGGAATAGTTCTTGCAGAAGAAATTCGGGGAGATGCGCCTCTGAGGGGATTTGTTGCACTCAAG aatcatGCCACATGGATAAATCGtgcatttttgaagaaaaacgtgAATTAACCATCCCTTTGGAGTTATACAACTTGTTTGGGTATCAAAACGTCCCGGAATACTCCAACGAATGA
- the LOC111426273 gene encoding aspartate aminotransferase, mitochondrial-like, giving the protein MSSGKIIVTFQKYLKFTLQKSKNIIQISSPIIKRNYHHGSSFWASVEMGPPDPVYGLTEAYRACKNPKKVNLSIGTYQDDNGKPYVLPCVRKAEKLLDSMRLNKDYCVPEGEEQYREKAQQIILGRDSPHIKNKLTAATQTVSRTGACRLAFDFIGLFYTGTKKLFVPKPTWGNHLQVARHAGLSFDYYRYYDYKTFGLDYKGLMEDVSRIPDQGIILFHGCAHNPTGVDPSRSQWEEMSDLVRKKRLLVLFDLAYQGFASGHFEVDSFAVRRFVEDGNNCMIVQSFCKNMGLYGDRPGGLIIITKKKEIAEKVQSQLRNLTIPMYLTPPIHGARIAQKILSDSGLRDEWKREFKLIADRIISIRRILRSKLIKEGSIRNWDHIVHQNGMFCFTGLTKSQVKKLQTEHSIYMSESGRISVGQLNTKNVDYVAHAIHLITRYIK; this is encoded by the exons ATGAGTTCAGGTAAAATCATCGTAACGTTTCAAAAATACCTTAAATTCACCCTGCA aaaatcgaaaaatatcaTACAAATATCCTCCCCGATTATAAAACGGAATTATCATCA tgGGAGTTCCTTTTGGGCATCGGTTGAAATGGGCCCCCCAGACCCCGTTTATGGATTAACCGAAGCTTACCGAGCTTGTAAAAACccgaaaaaagttaatttgagCATCGGAACGTATCAAGACGACAACGGAAAACCCTACGTATTACCTTGCGTTCGAAAAGCTGAGAAACTCCTAGATTCGATGCGTCTAAACAAAGATTATTGCGTCCCGGAAGGGGAAGAGCAGTATCGGGAGAAAGCgcaacaaataattttagggAGAGATTCCCCTCATATCAAGAATAAATTAACGGCTGCCACACAAACGGTTTCACGAACGGGGGCTTGTCGATTAGCGTTCGATTTTATCGGATTATTTTATACCGGGACTAAAAAGCTTTTTGTCCCAAAACCAACGTGGGGGAATCATCTGCAAGTTGCGAGACATGCAGGGTTGTCTTTTGATTATTACCGATATTATGATTATAAAACGTTTGGGTTAGATTATAAAGGGTTAATGGAGGATGTTTCg agaATTCCCGACCaaggaattattttatttcacgGTTGTGCCCATAACCCAACGGGAGTTGACCCATCGAGGAGTCAATGGGAGGAAATGTCTGATTTAGTTCGAAAGAAACGATTATTGGTGCTATTTGATTTAGCTTATCAGGGATTTGCTTCCGGGCACTTTGAAGTTGATTCATTTGCT gtGAGGCGATTTGTGGAGGATGGAAATAATTGTATGATTGTGCAAAGTTTTTGTAAGAATATGGGGTTGTACGGTGATCGCCCAGGGGGGTTAATAATCATTACAAAGAAGAAGGAAATAGCTGAGAAGGTGCAATCGCAACTAAGAAACCTTACGATTCCTATGTATTTAACACCCCCGATTCACGGGGCGCGGATAGcccaaaaaattttgagtGATAGCGGATTAAGAGATGAATG gaaGCGAGAATTTAAGTTAATAGCGGATCGGATAATTTCAATCCGAAGAATACTACGGAGCAAATTGATTAAGGAGGGTTCGATTCGAAATTGGGACCACATCGTTCATCAAAACGGGATGTTTTGTTTCACAGGGTTAACTAAATCACAG gtgaaaaaattacaaaccGAGCATAGCATTTATATGAGTGAGTCTGGAAGGATATCCGTTGGACAATTAAACACGAAAAACGTCGATTATGTGGCCCATGCAATCCATTTAATCACCCGATATATCAAATGA
- the LOC111426266 gene encoding carboxypeptidase D-like isoform X2 codes for MFQINLKTFLIFLFCSSSSLIPEVFGYPQSFTNDSVEERIYQHNLDNENYQVEFKYHNYEAMTKFLRMTSAKFPSLTALYSIGKSVQDRELWVMVVSSSPYEHMIGKPDVKYVSNMHGNEAVSRELMLHLIHYLVINYNTDEYIRWLLDNTRIHIMPSMNPDGFEVSKEGQCEGGQGRYNARGFDLNRNFPDYFKQNDRRTQPETVAVKEWLSKIQFVLSGNLHGGALVASYPFDNTPNSLYLTYASYPSLTPDDDIFTHLALTYSENHGKMSKGVSCKSTTQGFKKGITNGAAWYPLTGGMQDYNYIWYGCMEVTLEISCCKYPYAKELPKYWEDNRVSLIKFLAEVHRGIQGFVTDMNGNAIEKASLKIKGRDVGFRTTKYGEFWRILLPGVYVLEVYADGYVPKDVEFMVVADHPTQINVTLHQAKRSDVFYRPTQPTLFHRQPQHHQEQSPGFLSSISNGFSNLFGNILG; via the exons atgtttcaaatcaatttaaaaacttttttaattttcctcttTTGTTCTTCGTCGAGTTTAATTCCGGAAGTATTCGGGTATCCACAAAGCTTTACGAATGACAGCGTTGAAGAGCGAATTTACCAACACAACTtagataatgaaaattatcagGTTGAATTTAAATATCATAATTATGAAGCTATGACAAAGTTTTTAAGGATGACCAGTGCTAAATTTCCTTCGTTAACCGCATTATATTCTATTGGAAAATCTGTTCAAG atAGAGAATTATGGGTTATGGTTGTTTCTTCATCACCTTATGAGCACATGATTGGAAAACCGGACgttaaatatgtctcaaatatGCATGGAAACGAAGCTGTTAGCAGAGAATTAATGCTACATTTAATACAT TATTTAGTAATTAACTACAACACAGATGAATATATTCGTTGGTTATTGGATAACACAAGGATTCACATCATGCCATCCATGAACCCTGATGGATTTGAAGTCTCGAAAGAAGGTCAATGCGAAGGTGGACAAGGGAG atatAACGCAAGAGGCTTCGATTTGAATCGAAACTTCCCCGattatttcaaacaaaatGACCGAAGAACTCAACCTGAAACTGTAGCTGTTAAAGAATGGTTATCAAAGATCCAATTTGTACTCTCAGGCAATTTACACGGCGGTGCTTTAGTTGCGAGTTATCCTTTTGATAATACCCCAAATTCTC TGTACTTAACTTACGCTTCTTATCCATCTTTAACCCCGGATGATGATATATTCACGCATCTTGCTTTAACATATTCGGAAAATCATGGGAAAATGAGTAAGGGGGTCTCATGCAAATCAACGACTCAAGGGTTTAAAAAA ggGATAACAAACGGAGCCGCTTGGTACCCTTTAACAGGTGGAATGCAAGATTATAATTACATTTGGTATGGATGTATGGAAGTAACCTTAGAAATATCGTGTTGCAAATATCCTTATGCTAAAGAATTACCGAAGTATTGGGAAGATAACCGAgtc tccCTAATTAAATTCTTAGCTGAAGTACACCGTGGGATTCAAGGATTCGTGACAGATATGAACGGAAATGCGATTGAGAAGGCTTCATTGAAGATAAAAGGGAGAGATGTTGGGTTTCGCACCACAAAATACGGGGAGTTTTGGAGAATTCTTTTACCTGGTGTTTACGTATTAGAGGTTTATGCTGATGGTTATGTCCCGAAGGATGTTGAATTTATGGTCGTTGCGGATCACCCAACCCAAATTAATGTTACTTTGCATCAAGCTAAA agaAGTGATGTGTTTTATCGGCCAACACAACCAACTTTATTTCACCGGCAACCTCAACACCATCAAGAACAATCACCGGGGTTTTTATCCTCGATATCCAACGGTTTTAGCAACCTCTTTGGAAATATATTAGGAtag
- the LOC111426266 gene encoding carboxypeptidase D-like isoform X1, translating to MFQINLKTFLIFLFCSSSSLIPEVFGYPQSFTNDSVEERIYQHNLDNENYQVEFKYHNYEAMTKFLRMTSAKFPSLTALYSIGKSVQDRELWVMVVSSSPYEHMIGKPDVKYVSNMHGNEAVSRELMLHLIHYLVINYNTDEYIRWLLDNTRIHIMPSMNPDGFEVSKEGQCEGGQGRYNARGFDLNRNFPDYFKQNDRRTQPETVAVKEWLSKIQFVLSGNLHGGALVASYPFDNTPNSRICRSSALCSLYLTYASYPSLTPDDDIFTHLALTYSENHGKMSKGVSCKSTTQGFKKGITNGAAWYPLTGGMQDYNYIWYGCMEVTLEISCCKYPYAKELPKYWEDNRVSLIKFLAEVHRGIQGFVTDMNGNAIEKASLKIKGRDVGFRTTKYGEFWRILLPGVYVLEVYADGYVPKDVEFMVVADHPTQINVTLHQAKRSDVFYRPTQPTLFHRQPQHHQEQSPGFLSSISNGFSNLFGNILG from the exons atgtttcaaatcaatttaaaaacttttttaattttcctcttTTGTTCTTCGTCGAGTTTAATTCCGGAAGTATTCGGGTATCCACAAAGCTTTACGAATGACAGCGTTGAAGAGCGAATTTACCAACACAACTtagataatgaaaattatcagGTTGAATTTAAATATCATAATTATGAAGCTATGACAAAGTTTTTAAGGATGACCAGTGCTAAATTTCCTTCGTTAACCGCATTATATTCTATTGGAAAATCTGTTCAAG atAGAGAATTATGGGTTATGGTTGTTTCTTCATCACCTTATGAGCACATGATTGGAAAACCGGACgttaaatatgtctcaaatatGCATGGAAACGAAGCTGTTAGCAGAGAATTAATGCTACATTTAATACAT TATTTAGTAATTAACTACAACACAGATGAATATATTCGTTGGTTATTGGATAACACAAGGATTCACATCATGCCATCCATGAACCCTGATGGATTTGAAGTCTCGAAAGAAGGTCAATGCGAAGGTGGACAAGGGAG atatAACGCAAGAGGCTTCGATTTGAATCGAAACTTCCCCGattatttcaaacaaaatGACCGAAGAACTCAACCTGAAACTGTAGCTGTTAAAGAATGGTTATCAAAGATCCAATTTGTACTCTCAGGCAATTTACACGGCGGTGCTTTAGTTGCGAGTTATCCTTTTGATAATACCCCAAATTCTC gaatttgtaGATCTTCTGCATTATGTTCGC TGTACTTAACTTACGCTTCTTATCCATCTTTAACCCCGGATGATGATATATTCACGCATCTTGCTTTAACATATTCGGAAAATCATGGGAAAATGAGTAAGGGGGTCTCATGCAAATCAACGACTCAAGGGTTTAAAAAA ggGATAACAAACGGAGCCGCTTGGTACCCTTTAACAGGTGGAATGCAAGATTATAATTACATTTGGTATGGATGTATGGAAGTAACCTTAGAAATATCGTGTTGCAAATATCCTTATGCTAAAGAATTACCGAAGTATTGGGAAGATAACCGAgtc tccCTAATTAAATTCTTAGCTGAAGTACACCGTGGGATTCAAGGATTCGTGACAGATATGAACGGAAATGCGATTGAGAAGGCTTCATTGAAGATAAAAGGGAGAGATGTTGGGTTTCGCACCACAAAATACGGGGAGTTTTGGAGAATTCTTTTACCTGGTGTTTACGTATTAGAGGTTTATGCTGATGGTTATGTCCCGAAGGATGTTGAATTTATGGTCGTTGCGGATCACCCAACCCAAATTAATGTTACTTTGCATCAAGCTAAA agaAGTGATGTGTTTTATCGGCCAACACAACCAACTTTATTTCACCGGCAACCTCAACACCATCAAGAACAATCACCGGGGTTTTTATCCTCGATATCCAACGGTTTTAGCAACCTCTTTGGAAATATATTAGGAtag
- the LOC111426266 gene encoding carboxypeptidase D-like isoform X3, translated as MFQINLKTFLIFLFCSSSSLIPEVFGYPQSFTNDSVEERIYQHNLDNENYQVEFKYHNYEAMTKFLRMTSAKFPSLTALYSIGKSVQDRELWVMVVSSSPYEHMIGKPDVKYVSNMHGNEAVSRELMLHLIHYLVINYNTDEYIRWLLDNTRIHIMPSMNPDGFEVSKEGQCEGGQGRYNARGFDLNRNFPDYFKQNDRRTQPETVAVKEWLSKIQFVLSGNLHGGALVASYPFDNTPNSRICRSSALCSLYLTYASYPSLTPDDDIFTHLALTYSENHGKMSKGVSCKSTTQGFKKGITNGAAWYPLTGGMQDYNYIWYGCMEVTLEISCCKYPYAKELPKYWEDNRVSLIKFLAEVHRGIQGFVTDMNGNAIEKASLKIKGRDVGFRTTKYGEFWRILLPGVYVLEVYADGYVPKDVEFMVVADHPTQINVTLHQAKYGTTYRRPVTSPSLSMISPIVTAQPQKSFKIAK; from the exons atgtttcaaatcaatttaaaaacttttttaattttcctcttTTGTTCTTCGTCGAGTTTAATTCCGGAAGTATTCGGGTATCCACAAAGCTTTACGAATGACAGCGTTGAAGAGCGAATTTACCAACACAACTtagataatgaaaattatcagGTTGAATTTAAATATCATAATTATGAAGCTATGACAAAGTTTTTAAGGATGACCAGTGCTAAATTTCCTTCGTTAACCGCATTATATTCTATTGGAAAATCTGTTCAAG atAGAGAATTATGGGTTATGGTTGTTTCTTCATCACCTTATGAGCACATGATTGGAAAACCGGACgttaaatatgtctcaaatatGCATGGAAACGAAGCTGTTAGCAGAGAATTAATGCTACATTTAATACAT TATTTAGTAATTAACTACAACACAGATGAATATATTCGTTGGTTATTGGATAACACAAGGATTCACATCATGCCATCCATGAACCCTGATGGATTTGAAGTCTCGAAAGAAGGTCAATGCGAAGGTGGACAAGGGAG atatAACGCAAGAGGCTTCGATTTGAATCGAAACTTCCCCGattatttcaaacaaaatGACCGAAGAACTCAACCTGAAACTGTAGCTGTTAAAGAATGGTTATCAAAGATCCAATTTGTACTCTCAGGCAATTTACACGGCGGTGCTTTAGTTGCGAGTTATCCTTTTGATAATACCCCAAATTCTC gaatttgtaGATCTTCTGCATTATGTTCGC TGTACTTAACTTACGCTTCTTATCCATCTTTAACCCCGGATGATGATATATTCACGCATCTTGCTTTAACATATTCGGAAAATCATGGGAAAATGAGTAAGGGGGTCTCATGCAAATCAACGACTCAAGGGTTTAAAAAA ggGATAACAAACGGAGCCGCTTGGTACCCTTTAACAGGTGGAATGCAAGATTATAATTACATTTGGTATGGATGTATGGAAGTAACCTTAGAAATATCGTGTTGCAAATATCCTTATGCTAAAGAATTACCGAAGTATTGGGAAGATAACCGAgtc tccCTAATTAAATTCTTAGCTGAAGTACACCGTGGGATTCAAGGATTCGTGACAGATATGAACGGAAATGCGATTGAGAAGGCTTCATTGAAGATAAAAGGGAGAGATGTTGGGTTTCGCACCACAAAATACGGGGAGTTTTGGAGAATTCTTTTACCTGGTGTTTACGTATTAGAGGTTTATGCTGATGGTTATGTCCCGAAGGATGTTGAATTTATGGTCGTTGCGGATCACCCAACCCAAATTAATGTTACTTTGCATCAAGCTAAA TACGGAACAACATATCGCCGTCCCGTTACTTCACCTTCCCTTAGCATGATTTCTCCTATTGTTACCGCTCAACcccaaaaatcttttaaaattgctaaataa
- the LOC111426248 gene encoding uncharacterized protein produces the protein MDKPEPSASDTEGFKKTKRARSIGQDRGNLDLSQIGFIATKSAYEFFSTSSLHSKRFRFLNCFKPKVSTFTKDDLQDSVLRLHKYCLTHLLDSYRVHLNRLKGVYLLNEVVRKVNLGDLKVSQVVRIIWCGISIVHHFHIRLKVGSGLSEWTRRRQAHNANTCFEHLMTLLLPDMYSVVIHSMVTFFEEARLWGTELLCTQLLEVVISHSHEQSKAMNVLLDIVEQSNPIVAKKILRVIYFLLEKDYWSVMDLGLVSRFLDMYKESIIPDEQNQDYTFISKGLELCLRALFCKIKKDFLYHAIDVMLSWCLTYNFPNEILLDFGNVIEFASVTYKANLLSDYFSANTVNHIFVLIQSDNVLKSLLGTRIFQHLINRHGNKTIFDVPKIFFQNGHFNINTGIYDTQDKEFLKKYRELIHNSLLISVQNHGLRSRINIESLYCVVALLVVEIPCGYTAAAMACLMMAIQELTISASGVELECTNRIHAIVMSVMSLICWIHNAEIFYDYLNTILHRRAELAPHLNPPLQVLYQYARNHVLWNKPDLFFEDWEVRYGLWKCFRSMRGADSNMGIVVEKDGKLRLEVTFAGTLRKGPGSF, from the exons ATGGATAAACCAGAACCTTCAGCCTCCGATACCGAAGGTTTTAAGAAAACCAAACGAGCGAGATCTATCGGGCAAGATAGAGGGAACCTCGATTTAAGCCAAATCGGGTTCATCGCGACAAAATCAGCTT ATGAATTCTTCAGCACCTCATCGTTACATTCAAAGAGATTTCGATTTTTGAATTGTTTCAAACCTAAAGTTAGCACGTTTACAAAGGATGATTTGCAAGATTCTGTTTTACGGTTACACAAATATTGCTTAACGCACCTTTTGGATTCTTACCGAGTTCATTTGAATCGATTAAAAG ggGTATATCTTCTTAATGAAGTGGTCCGGAAAGTAAATTTAGGAGATTTAAAGGTTTCTCAAGTTGTACGAATTATTTGGTGTGGTATCAGCATCGTTCACCACTTTCATATTCGATTAAAAGTTGGATCTGGGCTTTCGGAATGGACTCGAAg gAGGCAAGCTCACAACGCAAATACTTGTTTTGAACATCTCATGACGCTTTTATTGCCGGATATGTACTCGGTGGTTATTCACTCGATGGTGACTTTTTTTGAGGAAGCTCGACTTTGGGGTACGGAACTTTTATGTACGCAACTTTTGGAGGTTGTAATTAGCCACAGCCACGAACAATCTAAGGCGATGAACGTTTTATTAGATATCGTCGAACAATCGAACCCGattgttgcaaaaaaaattttgagggtgatttattttttgttggaaAAGGATTATTGGTCGGTGATGGATCTCGGGTTGGTTTCCAGATTTTTGGATATGTATAAAGAAAGTATTATCCCCGACGAACAAAATCAAGATTACACTTTTATAAGTAAAGGGTTAGAGTTGTGCTTAAGAGCGTTATTTTGCAAgattaaaaaggattttttatatcacGCCATAGATGTGATGTTAAGTTGGTGTTTAACGTACAACTTCCCAAACGAGATTCTTTTGGATTTTGGGAACGTTATCGAGTTCGCATCGGTTACTTACAAAGCTAACCTTTTAAGCGATTATTTCTCTGCGAACACAGTCAACCACATTTTCGTTCTAATTCAATCCGATAATGTGTTAAAAAGTCTCTTGggaacgagaatttttcaacatttaattaaCAGGCACGGAAATAAAACGATATTTGACGTGCCGAAGATATTCTTTCAAAATGggcattttaatattaacactGGAATTTATGACACGCAAGATAAAgagtttttgaagaaataccGCGAGCTTATTCacaattctttattaatatccGTTCAAAATCATGGTTTAAGAAGCCGAATAAACATAGAAAGTCTTTATTGCGTCGTTGCTTTATTAGTCGTTGAAATTCCTTGTGGTTATACAGCTGCGGCAATGGCTTGTTTAATGATGGCCATTCAAGAATTAACGATATCTGCGTCAGGAGTTGAATTGGAATGCACGAATAGAATCCATGCTATCGTAATGTCAGTTATGTCTTTAATATGTTGGATTCACAACGCCGAG attttttacgattattTAAACACAATTTTGCATAGAAGAGCTGAATTAGCCCCCCATTTAAACCCCCCACTTCAAGTTTTATATCAATACGCTCGGAATCATGTTTTATGGAATAAGCCGGACTTGTTTTTTGAAGATTGGGAGGTAAGATACGGCCTTTGGAAGTGTTTTAGAAGCATGAGGGGTGCCGATAGTAATATGGGGATAGTTGTGGAGAAAGATGGGAAGTTAAGACTCGAAGTAACCTTTGCGGGTACCTTAAGAAAAGGGCCCGGTTCTTTTTAa